CATTTGCCTTGCCATGGTGATGGCTTTGATATGGACGGTCTATCCCATACCCCACCTCATCACCCTTGAGATTGTCTGTTTTGAAAAATCTGTGCCCTACCATTTCACTTTTCTTCTGGGTGCCCGGCACCATACCATACCATACTGATAAAGTGCCATAATCGGATCAGCACTGCAGATTTTTCGGTGCCTTTAAGGTGACAAAGTAATCATTTCATGAAGAAAGTCAGAAACCCGACATATAAAAGActtacatttataatttatgcaTCGTGTCTTGCACAGGCCATTTCATTTCAGTTGAGATTGTCAATGCATAAGCTCAAAACAAGGTtcatgattatatatatatatatatatatatatacacacgtatatatgtataatatatgcCAGCGCCGGAGATTCAACATCTCTAAGGTCTAATACATATGGCTGAATTCTTGCATTGCTCATTTGCCTCGACCCATAATTTTTACAAGTATACAATGGGAAGGGAAGATGAGAGCAGGGTATTCAGAACAAAAGAAGACACAAAAGTATGcagcaaaataggaaaaaacaGATTCTGCTAAGCGACTTATCCGCCTGCATTACATGCCTTCTCATCCTCGGATTTGTGTTTCCAGCAAGATGATACGAGTTTGGGTAAGTGTACAAATTTTGAACCGAGTTCCCAAACACCCTTGCATAGACCATTTCTCCAAACATTCCCATGATGGGATGGTATGTGCTGGTCGTTGTCATGCCACCAGGGCTAAGGATTGGTGACTCTGCATAACTGCTAGGATGAGGATGGTATGGTTGTGAATGGTGCCGATAATTGCGATAATAAAGTTGCCGAGAAGGCCGTGGATTGGCTGTTGTGGTGGGTGTTAGAGGTGCATCGACCCCACAAGCGGGACCAGAAGGTCTTCGTGGAATGAAGATGTCTGGGTGTGGGGCCTTGGCGTTGGAGGGTTTTGTTGTTTGGCCTCGGCCATATAGTGGGATGAGGGTGGTGTCTGAAACTTCAGCTTTGCATACGGGGCATTGAGGGTTTTTCTGGTCTGGATTTTCAGTAGAAATGCTCTGGAAATAAAGCCATTTGTAAATGCAGGGCCAGCAGAAGAGATGACCACAGAGAGTCACCACCGGATCCTGAACAAAGTCTAGGCAGATGTTGCAGTCAAAACCACCATAGGAATTTTTATCTGATCCATTGTCTGCGGCAGAGACAGGTTTCCAATTCTCCATAGAAGACCCATCTTCCTTGTTTAAGTCATTTTGTGGCATGACCTCTTGAAAGTACTGCTCCATGGCCTTTTGGTCCTTTTTCAAGGGAGTTTTCCGTGGCAGCCAGAATCTGCAGAAACAAGCAAAAGTTAAGGTCAAAATTCCAAGTTCCACAATCATGGCTCAAAAGGCATCTTTCATGAAAGGCAAAGATAAGCAGATCACCATTAAGAAAAGGTTTTCTAGAGAGGAAATTCAATTCAAGAAGATTTCATTTCTGCAGCCATGATGCAGATTATTTAACACACGCATAATTCAAATCACAAGTGGTTATCCATACAATCAAACACAACTAAAGTTTGAACTCTTTGACTCAATTTCAAAAGTGCCAAATTGGTTTGAtcataaaaagaataaaagaaaagggtCCCTATTAGGACCATTCTTCACTTAGTAACTTTAAATCAATAAACAGGTCCCATCATTTGGTTCCAATCAACTTGTcacaaaaatttaatattatggCAAGTTGCAGAGCAGTAGGcccttaaaatcattttctatctTTCGTCTAGAAAGTTTTCATAATTCATTCTGATTAATAATATGTTACCTAATAAACACTCATCTAAATGACCAAACATAAACTAGGACAACGAAAGAGCTTCGATTGGGATTCACTCGATCCCTACCTTCTAGAAAGGTTTCTGTGGGAATCATTATCACAGAAATTGACAACAATCCAACTCTTAATCTCCTAGAAAATTTGGTggaatttatcaaattttcaataccAAGAAAATTAAGTCTGAAAAAGCTATTCTCAAGAAACCCAACAAAAAAAGCACTTATTATGACAACGAAAAATTCTCTCCTATTTTTCCCCTGCAAATATTCTCTGGTTGGTGAGAATTAGGCGAAACATAAATTATGGATCAAAGCATCAAATCAAAATTCACGATACTTTCAATGCAAACTTGTGCTCTCAACTTCGTATCCAACTATCAATTTTTATCGAGTTGCAGTGTGTGGGGTGCATAATGAAGGCCAAATCTCAAtttaatgaaagaaataaacCAGTGATCATGTATAGCCCAGAATTAAAAGAAAGATGACTAAATCATCAAGATCATTCATTACGGCGAGTTAATTGTCACAAAAACTCATTAGCTGGACACATTGATTTTGTCCACTATGCATGATTTGCTTTTTTGGGAATAAAATCTGTTCtgcagaaaactattttctagaaGAAGAGGAGGAATTTGAAAACCCCTCCTAATCAAAACTTAGGTCTAGGTCTACCAAACCTGCATACTGTTTTGTTCTTGTAATCCTTTCTAAGAAAGGAGCTAAGAGAGATGAGAGGGATACATGCTTGAGAAACCAAGATTTCGGTCGATTCGGCCTATGAAAACGATGAAACAACAAAGGGGGGATGATAATCAGAAAACTGAAAACAAGATGCATAAATACAATTCCCATGTGACCAccttaataatgataataatcattTAATAACAGATCTACAATTAGTATGATAGTATTCAAACCCTTCATTAATTCTTAGCCCCATATTTGACTGCCCGATGATTCTAGAGCATGCTACTTTATTCTTGAGTAATCAAAAAAgcaaaatctttttcttttttttttcagtccaataataacaataagataaCGAAATCCCATATGGACCTTCAACTACTGAAGAAGGTAATTGAAAGCCGATAAGCTGTAATACAAAGAACACAAAGAACCAACACCAAAGACAAAGGAAACCATAAGAAAGCATAAATTACCCAGAACCAACTGATGTTGGATACTAGTTTGAGAGGTGTGTTTGGAGATTTTTCGGGTTAAATTCAATAGCTTTTACCAAGAACCAAAGAAAGAATAAAGTATCTGAACTTCAGACCATCTCTACAAGATTCTATGCTTGCAGGACTCATAAAGTTGAAAGTTGAAACCAGGGTTGCAAATTATATGTCAAGATCAGACAAGTTTCCTATTGCTAGCCTGGTACAAATTCACAGAGTTGTTGAGATGAACTGTAGAACAAAGTAAATGGACATCTAAATCTGTTTTTAAGTTTTCAGAAAATATGATTCAGTCTTTGAAATCTCCCAGCAAACAACCACCCTCATAAATCAGAACTACCAGACAAGTATTATAAATAGCAAACATTACAAAACAAAACGAAGCCAACCAACAAATATAGATATTCCAAAAAGGCAGAAACTCTGCTTCTGTCTGTTTTTacagaaaagaatttaaatcttcttacaaagaggaagaaaactaaaaaaatcccCCATTCTTTACGTTAAAACACCCATATCGTCAAACATATGGAGTTTTACAGGGAAAAAACAAATCccagaaaaaaaatttcaggaattattttccatcaaaacaaacagaacccaaaaaaaatttccatcttctaattgaaaattttttggatatcaaatccataaataaataaacaaaaccaTCCTAATGACCCATTAAACAACAGATGCTACCTCGATTATAACAGAGAACAGGCGTGAGAATCACAGAAACAGACTTCAAAAAAACACGAAAGGAAAGAAACCCAGTTCCAGGAATAACCCATCCATTCAGATCCAAAATTGCAGGCAGAAGAGAGATCTACATAGAAAAAGGAAGAGTTGCATGAAAAGAAGAGGTACCGAGAGGAGAAGAGTCTTTGGTGATGGAAGAACGAATTGAAGATTGATGAAATGGGttgtgtagagagagaaaaagaaaagcctCTGAAGGTAGAGAGAAGAGGTTGAAGGCTGGAGAGGGTTGGTAGGGAATGAAGGAGAAGAAGCCATGTCCAACCATGTTTATATAAAGagattgaaagaaagaaaggccATGCCTCAACTCAACTGGATAAACATTGCTCCTCCTGCCCACGGTATACCCTCTGCTGACGTGTCAATTTTCCTAACAGaaccatgtttttctttttttctttttttcttttttttttttaacactttttaTCACAAAGGTTGAATTTCAtgtaatttgatttattaaaaagaaatcctATTTTCGAATTAAATTCCCATTTTTAATTCTAAGATATTTCtctaaaattatcaaaaaaaattaaattaaaagttaataaaattttggattttctactcaatataatttttataatatcaagtttgCTTTTTtcaatatcataattttaatcaCGTtgttgggtttttaaaaaaattaagagaaaattcaacaaaaagaaacataggggaaaaaatgtaataaatttaaaatcaataaattatttttatattctatttcaaaaccttttcaataattttagctctataaaaattgatttaagaatacttaaatttatttctaatttaaattatatttaattttatttattattttttataataaaaccaaatatgaaaaaattcattttgagaAAAGTAGGTTTTGACCcgctaatttaaaaaaatatataaaaaaaaacgaactttaatttttataaattacttttaCTTATATAGTATTTGGGTCTAAACGAGctgttattaaaaatacttaaatttatttctaatttaaattatacttaattttatttattattttttataataaaaccaaatatgaaaaaattcattttaggaAAAGTAGGTTTTGACCcgctaatttaaaaatatatataaaataaacgaactttaacttttataaatcat
The window above is part of the Vitis riparia cultivar Riparia Gloire de Montpellier isolate 1030 chromosome 12, EGFV_Vit.rip_1.0, whole genome shotgun sequence genome. Proteins encoded here:
- the LOC117926934 gene encoding E3 ubiquitin-protein ligase RMA1H1-like codes for the protein MEQYFQEVMPQNDLNKEDGSSMENWKPVSAADNGSDKNSYGGFDCNICLDFVQDPVVTLCGHLFCWPCIYKWLYFQSISTENPDQKNPQCPVCKAEVSDTTLIPLYGRGQTTKPSNAKAPHPDIFIPRRPSGPACGVDAPLTPTTTANPRPSRQLYYRNYRHHSQPYHPHPSSYAESPILSPGGMTTTSTYHPIMGMFGEMVYARVFGNSVQNLYTYPNSYHLAGNTNPRMRRHVMQADKSLSRICFFLFCCILLCLLLF